The genomic stretch GGAGTTGAATTTTTAGGTAGAATTCCCATAGACATTAAAGCAAGAGAGGCGAGTGATAAAGGAATTCCTATGGTTCTACTTGACTGTAAGGCAAGTGAGGAGTTTAAAAAGATTGTTGAAAGAATTGTTGAAAAAGTTGAAGGTAAAAAAGATTAAATATATTTCAAACATTCTGGAAAGTATTTTTCAATCTCAGTTTTATCTCTATCTATGTAGATGTGGGCATTAACTATAAAATGGGTATATCTTTTCAATTCTGAATTAGTTTTTTCAGCAACAAGTTCCCCTAATTTTATTAATCCTAAAGCATTTGAGTGAAAGGCTAATAATATATCATTACTTCTAAAAACCACGGTCATATATAGATTATTTTCTCTTTTAGTGAAAGTGATATGGTTTAAGCAAGGAACATCTTTAACTTTTTGGTCAATAAATGGATTCCATAAGGATATAACGCATCTTCTTGATGTTGGATTACTATTAAGTTTTTTTATAACATAGTCAATTTGGTCATTTTTTAATTTTTTATCGTAACTTGGATATTCTCTAATCCTCTCGTAATAGTTATAAACGAATTCTCCTTCACTTTCAGAACCGTATAATAACTGTTTAGTATAACTTTCGATTGCCTTTTTTCCAAATGGATATTTACTACTTATTGTTTTTAATTTTGGATTGGTTATTTCAACTAAAACATTTAATATCTCCTTGCATCTCTGCCCATCCTCCGTTATTATTACTTTCCCATTTTTTAATATTTCTTTAACTAAACATTCGTATGCTAAGGCAACTGAAGGTTTTTTAATATACATTTTTAGCCCTCTCCAATATGTGTTTTATCCTTTAATTAAGTTCTCGATTGTTTTAACATTGGCCATTCCTTTCTTTTCAGTTTCTTCCCATTCTTTTTCTGGAATAGAATCTGCTACAACTCCACAACCTACTTGTATATATCCATTATTTTTTGAGATTACAAAGGTTCTTATTGTTATCGCCATATCCATCAAGTCATCCCAACCAAAGTATCCAACTCCTCCTCCATAAGGGCCT from Methanocaldococcus lauensis encodes the following:
- a CDS encoding thymidylate synthase, with translation MYIKKPSVALAYECLVKEILKNGKVIITEDGQRCKEILNVLVEITNPKLKTISSKYPFGKKAIESYTKQLLYGSESEGEFVYNYYERIREYPSYDKKLKNDQIDYVIKKLNSNPTSRRCVISLWNPFIDQKVKDVPCLNHITFTKRENNLYMTVVFRSNDILLAFHSNALGLIKLGELVAEKTNSELKRYTHFIVNAHIYIDRDKTEIEKYFPECLKYI